DNA from Branchiostoma lanceolatum isolate klBraLanc5 chromosome 9, klBraLanc5.hap2, whole genome shotgun sequence:
GTCCCAGTAGGGTTATGCAGACACACTGGTTGGACACCCTGCCTTTGTGTCTTGATCTACGAAAACAGCTCAATATGTTTACAAAATACAAGGCGCACATATCCGTAAATAGCAGGATTACTCTTATATTGACGGTTTTGGTTTGGGATATAAAGTCTGTGCCAATGTTGCTAGTAGCTTGGGatgtgtcttgtcttgtctatCGTTGCCATTCTTTCAGAAGGCTACTTAGTATTTGTAGCAAGTGGCACCAAAAGATATTACAATCCTACCTAATATCTGTACCTTATATCTAGATATCAAActaaagaaattacttcttcggctgcaaacttaacctaaaccaaaaacatgtcaatacgCAACTTATGCGGATTTGCAcatacgtacaagtgtgacagggccctaaagacGGTGCCAACGTTGTTAGTAGCTTGGGATGTGTCTTGCCTTGTCTATCGCTGCCATGCTTTCAGAAGGCTACTTAGTATTTGTAGCAAGCGGCACCAAAAGATATTACAATCCTACCTAATATCTGTATCTAACGTGCAGAAAAACAGGATGTTCAATTTGGCCCAGTTTTTCTATATTGACACGCACTGTGCAGCACCATTTTTGTAGATTAGCACTGCAAAGAACAAGTAGCAAAGAACAGGTATAGTGTCAGCGTTCGAGCTAACTTGACTGAATATATACGAAAACAGAACCCGTCATAGGAGGTACACTTACCTTTGCTAGTTAGTCGGTCTTCCAACGAAAGCTTCGGTGCAGGTTGTGGTCTTTATTCGATCCACTTGTACAAAGTTGTTGAGTGTCCTCTCGCTGGTTCTTAAATACCCAAACGTATACAAATGTTGTTATACGTCAGActtttcagccaatcagacggCTCCGTGAATGAAGATTGACAGTTCGATAGGACGAGACCGACAGATAGTGACAACAAGCAGCTCCTATGCGTGACAGTCCCACAGGTATTTCTCCCCAGGGAATACTGTAGTCGGAGCCAAGATAATTATCTCAAGACTCATGACCAATTTCATTGGCGCGTGTTCTTGCGCTGGTCAGTGTTACTATCACTTCTTACGACGTTTCCTTGAGGTTTGGGCATCGGCTTATTCAAAAGAAGCAATGCTAGGtggccagagagagagagagagagagagagagagagagagagagagagagagagagagagagagagagagagagagagagagagagagagagagagagagagagagagagagagagagagagagagagagagagaaactgGACTAAATAGTACAGAACCAAGTACCTGTACGAGCAACTACGACActggtgctagtgtcaccaaaatgaaaacagatcgaCAGTAGATGACACTACAAGACAGAAGAGAAAAATGTCCTATGTATGATATAACATCtattaacataattccgccagggtacataattccgccaccctaaaaagGTACGTCCAaaaagatctccaacccaacgtcccccagtataatgcactcatgtatatctaaacCGTGCATACCTAGGCgctgctgcactagagatctctcaaacccactggtTTTAGAtatggcggatttatgtaacccggcggattaatatCAACGGAGGTTACAAAATGTCGGATAAACCAGTGGGCAAAATTATAACTGGTTGCTGGTATCAGCTCAGAAACGAACAAGAAATAATCGTGCCTTGAAGTACAAATGAACCAGAGTTATCAACGCAGTatcgaggtgttcaaaaattcgttcttcCCGTGAGCTATCTTAGAGGggaacttgttgccaccaagtactgtggAGGTATCATCTGTTTCAggtaaaagaacagggtacaaattAAGTATAAAAGCGGCTAACTGAATTAtaaaaacgtaattgtctataactagtgaagggttttgACTTCTCCTTTGTAAGCAACGGAAGAcctaatgtcccacctttttgtaaaatttgtgggtttttggtagttaaaagaagaatagtcgtttgtttgtctgtaagcttagagaaattttagtggtctgaatagactactcatttcgtgcattttATAACCTGCATGcatgtgaagctggtgtgttagggccttgccacacttgtgcgtatattcaagtgcacatgagttccgcagtaacatttttttggtctaAGTATACTTTGCgggaaggaagttgttttctactttgacccaccgttgagcagtctagttatcaaatcaaggaaattacttcttcggctgtaaacttaacctaaaccaaaaacatgttaatacgcaactcatgcgggcttgtatatacgcacaagtgtgacaggggctttacgccgaagggcggttataccgtcCGGCTAAATAGATACAGATCATGGCCAGTTTCAGGGGCGTCTCCTGTCCCTGGTCACTGTTATTATCACTTCTTACCACATTTCCTTCAGGATTGGGCATCGGCTTATTTAAAAAAGGAGAGCTAGATGGCCTAGAATGATAATATATGGTCACTCGATAGACAGGCTTTACGGAAATGAAGAATGAAGATTAagaatgcaaaacaaaacagtttgtatCAAACGtcaacagagagagagagacagagaaaggcagagagagagagagacagacagacagacagaaatagACGGATAGAGAGACAGAGTCAGAGAGACAGAGtcagagagagtgagtgagtgtgtgagtgaatgagagagatagagacagacagagacagggATAGAGAGACAGGgatagagagacagagagagtgtATGTGAGTGAGAGATAGAGACAGGGATAGAGAGACATAGTCACAGAGAGagaatgtgtatgtgtttgtgtgtcagtgagagagagggagacacGGGCACctgcgcgcacacacatacgtactcacgcacacacatacgtacTCATGtacacatacgcacgcacacacgcacacacacacacacacacacgcacagagaGCGAGAAAGACGATTTTTGCGGAAACGGTAAAACCTTCATGTATACAATGCATCATTCATGTTCAGACCGTCGTTaacactgatgaaaatgtaatacTTTATTTATGATGACATGAAACCGTTTGGAGTTTGGCTACCCTCGGATGAAATTTAAGGGCATAACGGGCCACAGTGTTGAAGCACAGAACGTGAAAATTCCCATCTAATACTGGAATACAAGGGGACAAAACATGTAAGCAAaacatagcctgggtaccgTCCTCCGTAGTAGccgctggctcaatcgtttCGCTTGCTATAATCACGGTTAGGAAGCGAaacgattgagccagtggttactacatGATCCTACATaggatgatacccaggctaGGCAAGCTTCcatcaacaaaaaaaaacaccatggaCGAGTTAAGAATGTTTTTAAGCGGACCCGACATTCAGAATTTATTCCTATTTCCACGCTGCCATAATGTGTATATAAACATCAAGTCTATATTGATTTGACCTTGACGACCAGCCCGCTGTTGAGCTGCCAAAGTTTCCGGAATCAAAGAGACAAGAAGAAGGGCAGTGGTGGTCGGAAGCGCGGGCTCCTCTCTGTCTCACTCCCATGTTTCCCGATCCTATCACACCAGACGACAGTTCCGCCGGAACACTGTTAAGTGGAACCGTAACCTTGAAAAAGAGACAGTATCAACAAAGTCAAGGAATCATTCCACGGCGTCTTGTAAGGTTCAATTTGGGAGGTCTTCTTACCCCTTGCAGAGAAGATAGCAACAACTTCCCACCGAAAAGAACACCCAGAATAGTTGCTTCTTTTTCACGAATCCTTTTGAAAGTTGCGTCACAAACACTGCAGCGAAGCAATTTTACTCTAGAAAGAGGAAGCAGTTTATCGACTGTACTGAATCAGTCCGGTAGCAGCTTCCACTGTAGGTAAAGCCAGAGATGATCTGAGTTAGTGACGAGAGTGATTGCAGTCCCCATGGGTGGGATGGCAACCTGATTAAATCACGCCCCTAGCGGTCCTTTCACTAATTGGCACCCTAGTGGAAGGGTGACCTGGACTATTATCCAAGTAAATCTCcacgggggcaaaatcgtatccaGTCGGCCAGAATCTCCAGTCGGCCGGCtggatacgattttgcccccgtgGGGATCTCCTTGGAGATTACAATACGACAACAGTAGAATAGATCACGATCAGGGGatgtgcaaaatgaaaaaaaaaaaacaacgagAGAAAATTCATTCTCCTGTTAATGAGTGATGCAATAGGTGGAAGTCTTTCATGTCAGATATGTATATTTTTGGGTTGGCAGCAGAAATAGCATATTCAAATTCCTATATGTGGATACCCTatggaaaacaaaacatatccaTTTAATGTAAAATCAATCACCAATGCAGCACCCTGGACAAAAAATTTGATGATACAATGTCATATTTATTCATATATGAGTACACATTACTATAATGTGCAATATGTTCCTTCTTAAGGTTCTCATAACGACCATAAAGAATTAACTTGCACAATGTTGTTGTGTACTTCTGATTATAGATTATGAATatcatcatgattatcataattatcatgattatcataaatacCTATTCCTAGACAACTTTAGCAGTTTGCACCATGTCCCTCTTTGGTGTACATTTAAGTAATGCTGCCTGTTTGTTCTACCATCTCAAGAACACAATGATTAATTCTTCAAATTCTTATGACTCATCACTAGTACAAGACACACTAGTAccacacacattttacttgtaAAGTAAAATGTGTACCACACACATTTTGCACTAGTACCACACACATTTTACTTAAATCTTCATTTTACACCGTGACAATGGTACAGGTTACAGCTTGTGAAAATATGCTTTTTAACTGACCAAACTTTGCAATTTGGCAGTTAGAAAAAGGTTAATTATCCTTGTCTTAACTGAAGTCACGATGACTGTTTCCATGTTCCTAAAGGAAGACTTCCATACACCTCCTCAACATATACAGATGTTAAATAGAGTGTTAACTCATAGAACAGAGTCACCTGACTGTCTGCCATCAAGACACAAGGGCTATATGTGCAAGCACGTCACACCCTCGCAAATGGCGAACAACAGACGATAAACTGAATAGATACTTAGATAGCAAGTGCGACTGAAGgttttttggtttgtttttgaTACAAACATAACTGTTTGTTGCAATTTTAAAACTTGCAACAAACAGTTATGGTTGTGTCATCCCCCATTCATTTTGGCATATCCCCTCTACACATCTTTGTGCTCTGCCCCTATGGAGCTACCATAACTTTCATCTCCCTGTTCCACGCCATGTTGGGACACAGAAGTCAAACCGACTTGTTCACCATGATAGATGTTTGGGAATGCCGGCCCTGTGCTTGTTCCATCATGGGCTTGGGGCTGCTGGGTATGACACAACATGTGATTCATCAAAACAGTCCTGTCAGGGAAATCCACAGAACACTCCGAACACCTGAGGGACGTGTCATCCTTGTGTGAGTTGTGCCTTCTTGCCACGTGCATGTTTAAGGAAGACTTCTGGGTGAAGCTGTTTGGGCAGAGATGGCACTGGTAGGGTCTCTCACCTGTGTGCGTGCGCAGGTGTTgcgtcaggtggtccttacgcGTGAACCTGGACGGACACATGGCGCAGTGGTATGGCTTCTCCCCCGTGTGGATCCGCACATGCGTCTTCAGGTGACTCAGCATCTTGAATCTGAACTTGCACTGGCCGCATTCAAACGGTCTCGCAAGGTGATCCTGGTTTGTCCCTACAGCACCCTGTGAATGGAGGTTTCTCTGAAAGACGTCCTCATTACCTTGGGCAGATACAACGACCCCATCACTTGTCACTCTGTGTTCTAAGGGACTTGATGAAGGTGTACCATATTCTGGTAGTGCCAGGGTACCGCCAGTGTTACTGGGACCATCGTCAAGGCTGTAAACACCCACCTCCGCTGTGAAGGGGCTCATACTTTCATCCTCATCCTTGATTGTAATCACATCATTGTCCTCTGTTCCCATTGGCTGTTCTTGGATTGGTTCAAACACCTTCTCAAGTTGCTGGGCATTACTAGGCCTCTGTTTATTTTCCTGGTCACCATGAATGTGAGAGCTGTGAATTTCTTCATCAAGCCATCCCTCTGTGTATTGCTCTGGTTCCTTCTCTGTAGGTGTGACAACATTTGGTTCTTGCTGAGAAGGCTGTGATGCCTGCATGTTGTCCTCTAAACCTTGCAATCGCTTACTGTTGTCATACCTTCTGCTGTTGGCACTCTCTGCTTGTGAAGAAGCATCTGAACTACCTTGCATCCCCTGACTAACACCTCCAGCCCCTCCTCTGTGTAGATTCTTTAGCAGATACATTTGACAGTCCTGACTCAGTTCAGTGATTTGTAGGTACCACGCTGCAGCCGATATTGCCACGATGTTGTCCTGCGTAAGGACAAAGTTAGACGTATACATGAAGTCGATGACAGCCCTTACGCCTTCTTGGGAGAGGGTGTTTAGTTCGACCACAGCTTTGTCACTGTTAGAAAGAAGTAGGGAGAAATGGGGAGAGAAGGCAGCCAGGACGCACTTGTGGACGGGAAACCTCGCACCTTGCACCTGCAGCGTTATGTCGCAGAACATGCCGGAGTTCCTCTGTAGGTTCAGCTGGTGCTGTAGCTGCCTGGGCAGGGTCGAATGTGAGGAGCGCAGCGGGCGGCTCGGAGATGTGGTGGGGTTCAGGTTACCTGCCATCTGgggcaaagaaacaaacaaaaacatgtagttttccttttttttgcttttttttttttttacaaatcgtggtgagtttgtatgtactgtaaatgcagaaatgttcgcggtggttttatgtccgcggttttcgcggcgaccgtttcacagcaaacttaaaaccactgtgatcacataaatccaccgcaaaCTCTTCATTCTCCCCTTAGCatgaaacaaaaaccacgcgaactttaatgaatttacagtaacttgcTGCTTAAAAAGGTACGTTTGCAATTTCGAAAATTTTACTTTTTAAAAGGCACCTAAAAGCCAGTTTGTGCATGCATATTGCAAAGCGagattcatttacatgtatatgaataaacattctaacctccttggaacGCTTCATAATCGTAACTTAAGCGTTTTTCAGTCTGTTCTAAAGTATTGTCGATTCAACAATACTTACCTTTCAAACAATATCAGCGCTGACGCAGTACTTCAGCTCAGGCCAGTCAGGGGGCTTCGAAAAAAAAGCAAGGTTCCTATTTACAAGCTAAGAAGGAGGGGGGTGCACACGGAATTGAAACAGGCATGCACATCACCAGAACACTAGATATGATGTTTAAGGGTCTCTTCGTTGTCAGAGTACGTAcagatgaaacaaaacatcgtAAATGGCCT
Protein-coding regions in this window:
- the LOC136442171 gene encoding zinc finger and BTB domain-containing protein 14-like gives rise to the protein MAGNLNPTTSPSRPLRSSHSTLPRQLQHQLNLQRNSGMFCDITLQVQGARFPVHKCVLAAFSPHFSLLLSNSDKAVVELNTLSQEGVRAVIDFMYTSNFVLTQDNIVAISAAAWYLQITELSQDCQMYLLKNLHRGGAGGVSQGMQGSSDASSQAESANSRRYDNSKRLQGLEDNMQASQPSQQEPNVVTPTEKEPEQYTEGWLDEEIHSSHIHGDQENKQRPSNAQQLEKVFEPIQEQPMGTEDNDVITIKDEDESMSPFTAEVGVYSLDDGPSNTGGTLALPEYGTPSSSPLEHRVTSDGVVVSAQGNEDVFQRNLHSQGAVGTNQDHLARPFECGQCKFRFKMLSHLKTHVRIHTGEKPYHCAMCPSRFTRKDHLTQHLRTHTGERPYQCHLCPNSFTQKSSLNMHVARRHNSHKDDTSLRCSECSVDFPDRTVLMNHMLCHTQQPQAHDGTSTGPAFPNIYHGEQVGLTSVSQHGVEQGDESYGSSIGAEHKDV